In Falco naumanni isolate bFalNau1 unplaced genomic scaffold, bFalNau1.pat scaffold_432_arrow_pat_ctg1, whole genome shotgun sequence, a single genomic region encodes these proteins:
- the LOC121082211 gene encoding uncharacterized transmembrane protein DDB_G0289901-like isoform X1 has protein sequence MVNVGDNLANVGDNVANDVGVNVVNAGVNVANVGVNVANVGVNVANVGVNVGNVGVNVATVGVNMANVGVNVATDVGVNVVKVEGDVATDVGGNVANVGVNMANDMGVSVASVGVNLANVGGNVATNMGVNMANVGVNMANVGANVANVGGNMVKVEGDVATDVGGNVANMGVNVANVGVNVGNVGGNVGNAGVNVATNMGVNLANVGDNVANVGGNMVNTGVNVANVGGNVANVGVNLANVGGTMANVGGNMVKVEGDMATDMGVNVANDMGVNLANVGVNMVNVGVNVANVEGNLANVGGNVATDVGVNMANVGDNVVKVEGDVATDVGVNVATVGVNLANVGSNVANDMGVNVVNVGGTMANVGGNVVNVGGNMVKVEGDVATDIGGNVANVGVNMATDVGVNVANVGVNVATVGVDVATDMEVDVAAGVGVNLATATGVNVATDRGVDVATTTGGKVAIKGGHDGRGQLGRGVATSVGQDLGGQPGRGVATSVGHDLGGQPGRGVATSLGQDLGGHPGPGVATGPGRDVSGQPGHAPATPSHALVAQSGPEVATARGRGQGAGGTDGDAPYGEPKVAAAGGECLGVATAGPAPPEPRPFACPPLPQALRGQGGAAQTPAAPRPRPGPAQAGPRPLSGQGEGGPDGGGVAMLPPPTPPCNAKH, from the exons ATGGTCAACGTAGGGGACAACTTGGCCAACGTAGGGGACAACGTGGCCAATGACGTGGGGGTCAACGTGGTCAACGCGGGGGTCAACGTGGCCAATGTAGGGGTCAACGTGGCCAATGTAGGGGTCAACGTGGCCAATGTAGGGGTCAACGTGGGCAACGTGGGGGTCAACGTGGCCACCGTAGGGGTCAACATGGCCAATGTAGGGGTCAACGTGGCCACTGACGTGGGGGTCAACGTGGTCAAGGTAGAGGGTGACGTGGCCACTGACGTAGGGGGCAACGTGGCCAATGTAGGGGTCAACATGGCCAATGACATGGGGGTCAGCGTGGCCAGCGTAGGGGTCAACTTGGCCAACGTAGGGGGCAACGTGGCCACCAACATGGGGGTCAACATGGCCAACGTAGGGGTCAACATGGCCAATGTAGGGGCCAACGTGGCCAACGTGGGGGGCAACATGGTCAAGGTAGAGGGTGACGTGGCCACTGACGTGGGGGGCAACGTGGCCAACATGGGGGTCAACGTGGCCAATGTAGGGGTCAACGTGGGCAACGTGGGGGGCAACGTGGGCAACGCAGGGGTCAATGTGGCCACCAACATGGGGGTCAACTTGGCCAACGTAGGGGACAACGTGGCCAACGTGGGGGGCAACATGGTCAACACAGGGGTCAACGTGGCCAATGTAGGGGGCAACGTGGCCAACGTAGGGGTCAACTTGGCCAACGTGGGGGGCACCATGGCCAACGTGGGGGGCAACATGGTCAAGGTAGAGGGCGACATGGCCACTGACATGGGGGTCAACGTGGCCAATGACATGGGGGTCAACTTGGCCAACGTGGGGGTCAACATGGTCAACGTAGGGGTCAACGTGGCCAACGTAGAGGGCAACTTGGCCAATGTAGGGGGCAATGTGGCCACTGACGTGGGGGTCAATATGGCCAATGTAGGGGACAACGTGGTCAAGGTAGAGGGTGACGTGGCCACTGACGTGGGGGTCAACGTGGCCACCGTAGGGGTCAACTTGGCCAATGTAGGGAGCAACGTGGCCAATGACATGGGGGTCAACGTGGTCAACGTAGGGGGCACCATGGCCAATGTGGGGGGCAACGTGGTCAACGTAGGGGGCAACATGGTCAAGGTAGAGGGTGACGTGGCCACTGACATAGGGGGCAACGTGGCCAACGTGGGGGTCAACATGGCCACTGATGTGGGGGTCAACGTGGCCAACGTGGGGGTCAAC GTGGCCACCGTAGGGGTCGACGTGGCCACTGACATGGAGGTCGACGTGGCCGCCGGGGTAGGGGTCAACTTGGCCACCGCAACAGGGGTCAACGTGGCCACCGACAGGGGGGTCGATGTGGCCACCACGACGGGGGGCAAGGTGGCCATCAAAGGGGGCCACGATGGCAGGGGTCAGCTTGGCCGCGGAGTGGCCACCAGCGTTGGTCAGGACCTTGGTGGCCAACCTGGCCGTGGAGTGGCCACCAGCGTTGGTCATGACCTTGGTGGCCAACCTGGCCGTGGAGTGGCCACCAGCCTTGGTCAGGACCTTGGTGGCCACCCCGGCCCAGGAGTGGCCACTGGCCCTGGCCGTGACGTCAGTGGCCAACCCGGCCACGCCCCGGCAACGCCCAGCCACGCCTTGGTGGCCCAATCGGGCCCTGAGGTGGCCACGGCGAGGGGGCGTGGCCAAGGGGCGGGCGGCACCGACGGGGACGCCCCCTATGGGGAACCCAAGGTGGCCGCCGCCGGGGGGGAGTGTCTGGGCGTGGCcaccgccggccccgcccccccggaGCCCCGCCCCTTCGCCTGCCCCCCTCTGCCCCAAGCGCTTCGGGGCCAGGGCGGGGCTGCGCAAACACCAGCGGCGCCACGGCCCCGCCCAGGCCCCGCCCAGGCAGGGCCACGCCCTCTGAGCGGCCAAGGGGAGGGGGGCCCCGACGGAGGGGGCGTGGCcatgctccccccccccacacccccctgcAATGCTAAGCATTGA
- the LOC121082211 gene encoding uncharacterized transmembrane protein DDB_G0289901-like isoform X4, translating into MVNVGDNLANVGDNVANDVGVNVVNAGVNVANVGVNVANVGVNVANVGVNVGNVGVNVATVGVNMANVGVNVATDVGVNVVKVEGDVATDVGGNVANVGVNMANDMGVSVASVGVNLANVGGNVATNMGVNMANVGVNMANVGANVANVGGNMVKVEGDVATDVGGNVANMGVNVANVGVNVGNVGGNVGNAGVNVATNMGVNLANVGDNVANVGGNMVNTGVNVANVGGNVANVGVNLANVGGTMANVGGNMVKVEGDMATDMGVNVANDMGVNLANVGVNVANVGVNMATDVGVNVANVGVNVATVGVDVATDMEVDVAAGVGVNLATATGVNVATDRGVDVATTTGGKVAIKGGHDGRGQLGRGVATSVGQDLGGQPGRGVATSVGHDLGGQPGRGVATSLGQDLGGHPGPGVATGPGRDVSGQPGHAPATPSHALVAQSGPEVATARGRGQGAGGTDGDAPYGEPKVAAAGGECLGVATAGPAPPEPRPFACPPLPQALRGQGGAAQTPAAPRPRPGPAQAGPRPLSGQGEGGPDGGGVAMLPPPTPPCNAKH; encoded by the exons ATGGTCAACGTAGGGGACAACTTGGCCAACGTAGGGGACAACGTGGCCAATGACGTGGGGGTCAACGTGGTCAACGCGGGGGTCAACGTGGCCAATGTAGGGGTCAACGTGGCCAATGTAGGGGTCAACGTGGCCAATGTAGGGGTCAACGTGGGCAACGTGGGGGTCAACGTGGCCACCGTAGGGGTCAACATGGCCAATGTAGGGGTCAACGTGGCCACTGACGTGGGGGTCAACGTGGTCAAGGTAGAGGGTGACGTGGCCACTGACGTAGGGGGCAACGTGGCCAATGTAGGGGTCAACATGGCCAATGACATGGGGGTCAGCGTGGCCAGCGTAGGGGTCAACTTGGCCAACGTAGGGGGCAACGTGGCCACCAACATGGGGGTCAACATGGCCAACGTAGGGGTCAACATGGCCAATGTAGGGGCCAACGTGGCCAACGTGGGGGGCAACATGGTCAAGGTAGAGGGTGACGTGGCCACTGACGTGGGGGGCAACGTGGCCAACATGGGGGTCAACGTGGCCAATGTAGGGGTCAACGTGGGCAACGTGGGGGGCAACGTGGGCAACGCAGGGGTCAATGTGGCCACCAACATGGGGGTCAACTTGGCCAACGTAGGGGACAACGTGGCCAACGTGGGGGGCAACATGGTCAACACAGGGGTCAACGTGGCCAATGTAGGGGGCAACGTGGCCAACGTAGGGGTCAACTTGGCCAACGTGGGGGGCACCATGGCCAACGTGGGGGGCAACATGGTCAAGGTAGAGGGCGACATGGCCACTGACATGGGGGTCAACGTGGCCAATGACATGGGGGTCAACTTGGCCAACGTGGGGGTCAAC GTGGCCAACGTGGGGGTCAACATGGCCACTGATGTGGGGGTCAACGTGGCCAACGTGGGGGTCAAC GTGGCCACCGTAGGGGTCGACGTGGCCACTGACATGGAGGTCGACGTGGCCGCCGGGGTAGGGGTCAACTTGGCCACCGCAACAGGGGTCAACGTGGCCACCGACAGGGGGGTCGATGTGGCCACCACGACGGGGGGCAAGGTGGCCATCAAAGGGGGCCACGATGGCAGGGGTCAGCTTGGCCGCGGAGTGGCCACCAGCGTTGGTCAGGACCTTGGTGGCCAACCTGGCCGTGGAGTGGCCACCAGCGTTGGTCATGACCTTGGTGGCCAACCTGGCCGTGGAGTGGCCACCAGCCTTGGTCAGGACCTTGGTGGCCACCCCGGCCCAGGAGTGGCCACTGGCCCTGGCCGTGACGTCAGTGGCCAACCCGGCCACGCCCCGGCAACGCCCAGCCACGCCTTGGTGGCCCAATCGGGCCCTGAGGTGGCCACGGCGAGGGGGCGTGGCCAAGGGGCGGGCGGCACCGACGGGGACGCCCCCTATGGGGAACCCAAGGTGGCCGCCGCCGGGGGGGAGTGTCTGGGCGTGGCcaccgccggccccgcccccccggaGCCCCGCCCCTTCGCCTGCCCCCCTCTGCCCCAAGCGCTTCGGGGCCAGGGCGGGGCTGCGCAAACACCAGCGGCGCCACGGCCCCGCCCAGGCCCCGCCCAGGCAGGGCCACGCCCTCTGAGCGGCCAAGGGGAGGGGGGCCCCGACGGAGGGGGCGTGGCcatgctccccccccccacacccccctgcAATGCTAAGCATTGA
- the LOC121082211 gene encoding uncharacterized transmembrane protein DDB_G0289901-like isoform X3: MGVNMANVGVNMANVGANVANVGGNMVKVEGDVATDVGGNVANMGVNVANVGVNVGNVGGNVGNAGVNVATNMGVNLANVGDNVANVGGNMVNTGVNVANVGGNVANVGVNLANVGGTMANVGGNMVKVEGDMATDMGVNVANDMGVNLANVGVNMVNVGVNVANVEGNLANVGGNVATDVGVNMANVGDNVVKVEGDVATDVGVNVATVGVNLANVGSNVANDMGVNVVNVGGTMANVGGNVVNVGGNMVKVEGDVATDIGGNVANVGVNMATDVGVNVANVGVNVATDVVVNVVKVEGDVANIGSKVATVGVDVATDMEVDVAAGVGVNLATATGVNVATDRGVDVATTTGGKVAIKGGHDGRGQLGRGVATSVGQDLGGQPGRGVATSVGHDLGGQPGRGVATSLGQDLGGHPGPGVATGPGRDVSGQPGHAPATPSHALVAQSGPEVATARGRGQGAGGTDGDAPYGEPKVAAAGGECLGVATAGPAPPEPRPFACPPLPQALRGQGGAAQTPAAPRPRPGPAQAGPRPLSGQGEGGPDGGGVAMLPPPTPPCNAKH, from the coding sequence ATGGGGGTCAACATGGCCAACGTAGGGGTCAACATGGCCAATGTAGGGGCCAACGTGGCCAACGTGGGGGGCAACATGGTCAAGGTAGAGGGTGACGTGGCCACTGACGTGGGGGGCAACGTGGCCAACATGGGGGTCAACGTGGCCAATGTAGGGGTCAACGTGGGCAACGTGGGGGGCAACGTGGGCAACGCAGGGGTCAATGTGGCCACCAACATGGGGGTCAACTTGGCCAACGTAGGGGACAACGTGGCCAACGTGGGGGGCAACATGGTCAACACAGGGGTCAACGTGGCCAATGTAGGGGGCAACGTGGCCAACGTAGGGGTCAACTTGGCCAACGTGGGGGGCACCATGGCCAACGTGGGGGGCAACATGGTCAAGGTAGAGGGCGACATGGCCACTGACATGGGGGTCAACGTGGCCAATGACATGGGGGTCAACTTGGCCAACGTGGGGGTCAACATGGTCAACGTAGGGGTCAACGTGGCCAACGTAGAGGGCAACTTGGCCAATGTAGGGGGCAATGTGGCCACTGACGTGGGGGTCAATATGGCCAATGTAGGGGACAACGTGGTCAAGGTAGAGGGTGACGTGGCCACTGACGTGGGGGTCAACGTGGCCACCGTAGGGGTCAACTTGGCCAATGTAGGGAGCAACGTGGCCAATGACATGGGGGTCAACGTGGTCAACGTAGGGGGCACCATGGCCAATGTGGGGGGCAACGTGGTCAACGTAGGGGGCAACATGGTCAAGGTAGAGGGTGACGTGGCCACTGACATAGGGGGCAACGTGGCCAACGTGGGGGTCAACATGGCCACTGATGTGGGGGTCAACGTGGCCAACGTGGGGGTCAACGTGGCCACTGACGTGGTGGTCAACGTGGTCAAGGTAGAGGGGGACGTGGCCAACATAGGAAGCAAGGTGGCCACCGTAGGGGTCGACGTGGCCACTGACATGGAGGTCGACGTGGCCGCCGGGGTAGGGGTCAACTTGGCCACCGCAACAGGGGTCAACGTGGCCACCGACAGGGGGGTCGATGTGGCCACCACGACGGGGGGCAAGGTGGCCATCAAAGGGGGCCACGATGGCAGGGGTCAGCTTGGCCGCGGAGTGGCCACCAGCGTTGGTCAGGACCTTGGTGGCCAACCTGGCCGTGGAGTGGCCACCAGCGTTGGTCATGACCTTGGTGGCCAACCTGGCCGTGGAGTGGCCACCAGCCTTGGTCAGGACCTTGGTGGCCACCCCGGCCCAGGAGTGGCCACTGGCCCTGGCCGTGACGTCAGTGGCCAACCCGGCCACGCCCCGGCAACGCCCAGCCACGCCTTGGTGGCCCAATCGGGCCCTGAGGTGGCCACGGCGAGGGGGCGTGGCCAAGGGGCGGGCGGCACCGACGGGGACGCCCCCTATGGGGAACCCAAGGTGGCCGCCGCCGGGGGGGAGTGTCTGGGCGTGGCcaccgccggccccgcccccccggaGCCCCGCCCCTTCGCCTGCCCCCCTCTGCCCCAAGCGCTTCGGGGCCAGGGCGGGGCTGCGCAAACACCAGCGGCGCCACGGCCCCGCCCAGGCCCCGCCCAGGCAGGGCCACGCCCTCTGAGCGGCCAAGGGGAGGGGGGCCCCGACGGAGGGGGCGTGGCcatgctccccccccccacacccccctgcAATGCTAAGCATTGA
- the LOC121082211 gene encoding uncharacterized transmembrane protein DDB_G0289901-like isoform X2, translating into MVNVGDNLANVGDNVANDVGVNVVNAGVNVANVGVNVANVGVNVANVGVNVGNVGVNVATVGVNMANVGVNVATDVGVNVVKVEGDVATDVGGNVANVGVNMANDMGVSVASVGVNLANVGGNVATNMGVNMANVGVNMANVGANVANVGGNMVKVEGDVATDVGGNVANMGVNVANVGVNVGNVGGNVGNAGVNVATNMGVNLANVGDNVANVGGNMVNTGVNVANVGGNVANVGVNLANVGGTMANVGGNMVKVEGDMATDMGVNVANDMGVNLANVGVNVANVGVNMATDVGVNVANVGVNVATDVVVNVVKVEGDVANIGSKVATVGVDVATDMEVDVAAGVGVNLATATGVNVATDRGVDVATTTGGKVAIKGGHDGRGQLGRGVATSVGQDLGGQPGRGVATSVGHDLGGQPGRGVATSLGQDLGGHPGPGVATGPGRDVSGQPGHAPATPSHALVAQSGPEVATARGRGQGAGGTDGDAPYGEPKVAAAGGECLGVATAGPAPPEPRPFACPPLPQALRGQGGAAQTPAAPRPRPGPAQAGPRPLSGQGEGGPDGGGVAMLPPPTPPCNAKH; encoded by the exons ATGGTCAACGTAGGGGACAACTTGGCCAACGTAGGGGACAACGTGGCCAATGACGTGGGGGTCAACGTGGTCAACGCGGGGGTCAACGTGGCCAATGTAGGGGTCAACGTGGCCAATGTAGGGGTCAACGTGGCCAATGTAGGGGTCAACGTGGGCAACGTGGGGGTCAACGTGGCCACCGTAGGGGTCAACATGGCCAATGTAGGGGTCAACGTGGCCACTGACGTGGGGGTCAACGTGGTCAAGGTAGAGGGTGACGTGGCCACTGACGTAGGGGGCAACGTGGCCAATGTAGGGGTCAACATGGCCAATGACATGGGGGTCAGCGTGGCCAGCGTAGGGGTCAACTTGGCCAACGTAGGGGGCAACGTGGCCACCAACATGGGGGTCAACATGGCCAACGTAGGGGTCAACATGGCCAATGTAGGGGCCAACGTGGCCAACGTGGGGGGCAACATGGTCAAGGTAGAGGGTGACGTGGCCACTGACGTGGGGGGCAACGTGGCCAACATGGGGGTCAACGTGGCCAATGTAGGGGTCAACGTGGGCAACGTGGGGGGCAACGTGGGCAACGCAGGGGTCAATGTGGCCACCAACATGGGGGTCAACTTGGCCAACGTAGGGGACAACGTGGCCAACGTGGGGGGCAACATGGTCAACACAGGGGTCAACGTGGCCAATGTAGGGGGCAACGTGGCCAACGTAGGGGTCAACTTGGCCAACGTGGGGGGCACCATGGCCAACGTGGGGGGCAACATGGTCAAGGTAGAGGGCGACATGGCCACTGACATGGGGGTCAACGTGGCCAATGACATGGGGGTCAACTTGGCCAACGTGGGGGTCAAC GTGGCCAACGTGGGGGTCAACATGGCCACTGATGTGGGGGTCAACGTGGCCAACGTGGGGGTCAACGTGGCCACTGACGTGGTGGTCAACGTGGTCAAGGTAGAGGGGGACGTGGCCAACATAGGAAGCAAGGTGGCCACCGTAGGGGTCGACGTGGCCACTGACATGGAGGTCGACGTGGCCGCCGGGGTAGGGGTCAACTTGGCCACCGCAACAGGGGTCAACGTGGCCACCGACAGGGGGGTCGATGTGGCCACCACGACGGGGGGCAAGGTGGCCATCAAAGGGGGCCACGATGGCAGGGGTCAGCTTGGCCGCGGAGTGGCCACCAGCGTTGGTCAGGACCTTGGTGGCCAACCTGGCCGTGGAGTGGCCACCAGCGTTGGTCATGACCTTGGTGGCCAACCTGGCCGTGGAGTGGCCACCAGCCTTGGTCAGGACCTTGGTGGCCACCCCGGCCCAGGAGTGGCCACTGGCCCTGGCCGTGACGTCAGTGGCCAACCCGGCCACGCCCCGGCAACGCCCAGCCACGCCTTGGTGGCCCAATCGGGCCCTGAGGTGGCCACGGCGAGGGGGCGTGGCCAAGGGGCGGGCGGCACCGACGGGGACGCCCCCTATGGGGAACCCAAGGTGGCCGCCGCCGGGGGGGAGTGTCTGGGCGTGGCcaccgccggccccgcccccccggaGCCCCGCCCCTTCGCCTGCCCCCCTCTGCCCCAAGCGCTTCGGGGCCAGGGCGGGGCTGCGCAAACACCAGCGGCGCCACGGCCCCGCCCAGGCCCCGCCCAGGCAGGGCCACGCCCTCTGAGCGGCCAAGGGGAGGGGGGCCCCGACGGAGGGGGCGTGGCcatgctccccccccccacacccccctgcAATGCTAAGCATTGA